A DNA window from Pseudoalteromonas spongiae UST010723-006 contains the following coding sequences:
- a CDS encoding BlaI/MecI/CopY family transcriptional regulator, producing the protein MKLSDSESQVLQIFWQNGVNSAPQIHKVIEKIRPVSYSTVKTLIDRLEQKGALRRTSKEGRTVFYTAVAEPKVTKKPIVKSLIDRIFGGKPSELAAHIVEQETLNKQEIEYLESILAKRKKELNDD; encoded by the coding sequence ATGAAATTATCTGACTCAGAGTCACAAGTTCTCCAAATTTTTTGGCAAAATGGAGTAAATTCAGCACCTCAAATTCATAAAGTAATTGAAAAAATACGACCTGTCTCTTATTCAACAGTCAAGACACTCATTGACCGTTTAGAACAAAAAGGAGCGCTAAGACGCACTAGCAAGGAAGGAAGAACTGTTTTTTATACAGCGGTTGCTGAACCAAAAGTAACGAAAAAGCCTATTGTAAAGTCACTTATCGACCGTATTTTTGGTGGTAAGCCGTCTGAATTAGCAGCGCACATAGTTGAACAAGAAACATTAAATAAGCAAGAAATTGAATATTTGGAAAGCATTTTAGCCAAACGTAAAAAGGAACTTAATGATGATTAA
- a CDS encoding DUF3392 family protein, translating to MSEVVSFFSSLNSQVATWLSPYLSQIVLIALICLTAIYGASLNKAVKRLIGQRNFFARTLVFILVTGIGVGSLIVFVSPYLVRLFQQIERGFLPLLVFSLFVVLGVLADRKNQV from the coding sequence ATGTCAGAAGTTGTGAGCTTTTTTTCATCATTAAATAGCCAAGTTGCGACTTGGCTTTCACCTTATCTAAGCCAGATTGTATTAATTGCCTTAATTTGCTTAACCGCGATATATGGTGCGAGTCTTAACAAGGCAGTAAAACGTTTAATCGGTCAGCGTAACTTCTTTGCGCGGACTTTGGTTTTTATTCTTGTTACGGGCATAGGGGTTGGTAGCTTAATTGTTTTTGTAAGCCCTTATTTAGTGCGATTGTTTCAACAAATCGAGCGAGGCTTTTTGCCACTTTTAGTCTTTTCACTTTTTGTTGTTCTTGGTGTGCTGGCTGATAGGAAAAATCAAGTATGA
- a CDS encoding alpha/beta hydrolase, with translation MKTALYCFLLLLSISTFAEVNSESFTSKALNTQVTFKVSVPTSYGTRLNQSYPVIYVLHGQWDFTLVQSISDTLKNEIPEFIIVQVIGKGEQLQPNDTNINENARLFRQHFTSELIPYIKNNYRTADYSILIGHSNAGRFAMKQFLTKSPLFNDYFIFSPSLDDGYIVSLAQSVTELKAHLFLSIANEGEHMQQPFNSLVTMLEKHPSLSLTNEKYAQYSHQSSKVIALVNAFQTRFSHWQANYETKIAGLAPLLAHYSALQKEFGFQVLPSKDDLIRLLAYFAINNNDQEVTKIYDYLIAHYSTAAESITEIEQYLEKEGYQSAAKLINSSRLQ, from the coding sequence ATGAAAACTGCACTTTATTGTTTCCTATTGCTTTTAAGCATAAGCACTTTTGCAGAAGTGAATAGCGAATCTTTCACCTCAAAGGCACTAAATACACAGGTTACTTTTAAGGTAAGTGTTCCCACATCATATGGCACACGCCTGAACCAGTCCTACCCAGTAATTTACGTATTGCATGGGCAATGGGATTTTACGCTTGTTCAATCCATCAGCGATACATTAAAAAATGAAATACCCGAGTTTATTATTGTGCAAGTCATTGGCAAAGGTGAGCAATTGCAACCTAATGACACTAACATAAATGAAAATGCACGCTTATTTAGGCAACACTTCACGTCTGAGCTTATTCCGTATATAAAGAACAATTACCGCACCGCAGATTATTCAATATTAATTGGTCATTCAAATGCGGGGCGCTTTGCGATGAAACAGTTTTTAACAAAAAGCCCATTGTTTAACGATTACTTTATCTTTAGCCCTTCACTTGATGATGGTTATATTGTTTCACTTGCTCAATCGGTAACAGAATTAAAAGCGCACCTGTTTTTGAGCATTGCAAATGAAGGTGAACATATGCAACAACCATTTAATTCGTTGGTTACTATGTTAGAAAAACATCCATCTCTATCGCTCACAAATGAAAAGTATGCTCAATATAGTCACCAATCAAGTAAGGTAATTGCACTAGTTAACGCATTTCAAACACGCTTTTCACACTGGCAAGCCAATTATGAAACAAAAATTGCTGGATTAGCGCCGTTACTCGCACACTATAGTGCGCTGCAAAAGGAGTTCGGCTTTCAAGTATTACCCAGCAAAGATGACCTTATTCGCTTGCTCGCCTATTTCGCAATAAATAATAATGACCAAGAAGTCACCAAAATCTATGATTACTTAATTGCCCATTACTCAACTGCTGCAGAATCAATAACAGAAATCGAGCAATATCTTGAAAAAGAAGGCTACCAAAGCGCAGCTAAACTAATAAATTCATCGCGGTTGCAATAA
- a CDS encoding BspA family leucine-rich repeat surface protein, whose product MSIKTRLLALAFIVLGGCGGGSGEVPEADKDIVPPLISLNGEAHITIEGGADYHEQGATATDGVDGDVYVEISGTVDTKKVGEYTITYSARDEANNKSSISRIVEVVDTTPPSIILNGESILYVEFENEYQELGVTASDNIDEDISVTIFGIVDTSKLGEYVLTYSAKDRQNNTAKSVKRIVHVIDTTPPNIVLNGEATLTIELEREYEEHGAVAKDNVDSDVNVIISGSVNTSKVGEYIVTYSASDKSNNIASITRTVQVVDLTPPNLVLNGESIIEIIVNRGEYKELGATATDNVTDEVIVTITGEVDVSKVGEYIITYTGIDEANNTSQVQRTVIVRKPKPFKTRWEITYDHGLDITLYANTDYDYNYTVDWGDGTVNENVMNTITHTYEEPGEYIISIHGKFPHFSRKPTNANPVAEHRLTSVVQWGETEWQSMLYSFAYTPNLTQITPSLPDLSQVDSLGYMFYKSSFNGDISQWDISNVKSMEKMFYDSSFAGDISKWDVSNVSNLEGLFENSLFNSDISQWDVGNVTNMRNIFSRTPFNGDISKWDVSNVTNMAGMFFETPFNGDISQWNVKNSTDMGYMFYKTPFNGDISEWNVSNVTNMIGMFSFSSFNGDISLWNVSNVTVMAEIFMSSQFNGDISLWDVSNVTDMSKMFRYSHFNGDINRWNVGKVTSMKWMFHESHFNGDISKWDVSNVQDMWLMLSNDTFSQENYDKLLKEWSQLNLRVGVRLDANQFFSLESYRSREVLIHTFNWTINDKGLR is encoded by the coding sequence ATGAGTATAAAAACAAGATTGTTGGCTTTGGCATTCATTGTATTAGGAGGATGCGGTGGAGGGTCGGGCGAAGTCCCTGAAGCTGACAAAGATATAGTTCCTCCGCTTATTAGCCTAAATGGTGAAGCACACATCACAATTGAAGGGGGAGCTGATTATCATGAGCAAGGAGCAACAGCAACCGATGGTGTTGATGGTGATGTTTATGTTGAGATATCTGGTACCGTAGACACTAAGAAAGTTGGAGAATACACCATAACTTACAGCGCAAGAGATGAAGCTAATAATAAATCAAGTATTTCGCGAATTGTTGAGGTTGTTGACACAACACCACCCAGTATCATCCTAAACGGTGAATCAATCCTGTATGTAGAATTTGAGAATGAATACCAAGAACTAGGTGTTACGGCATCGGACAATATTGACGAGGATATAAGCGTAACAATATTCGGCATTGTTGATACAAGTAAGCTTGGAGAGTATGTCCTAACTTACAGTGCAAAAGATAGACAAAATAATACAGCTAAAAGCGTAAAACGAATTGTTCACGTTATTGACACAACTCCGCCTAATATTGTTTTAAATGGTGAAGCAACTCTCACTATAGAATTAGAGAGGGAATACGAAGAACATGGAGCTGTAGCAAAAGATAACGTTGACAGTGATGTAAATGTCATAATATCAGGCAGCGTAAACACCAGTAAAGTTGGCGAGTATATCGTTACTTACAGTGCGAGTGACAAATCGAATAATATAGCTAGCATTACTCGAACTGTTCAAGTTGTAGATCTAACACCTCCAAATCTTGTCTTAAACGGTGAATCAATAATCGAAATTATCGTTAATCGAGGGGAATATAAAGAGCTGGGCGCAACTGCTACAGACAACGTGACTGATGAAGTGATTGTTACTATTACAGGTGAGGTGGACGTAAGTAAAGTGGGTGAGTACATCATTACTTATACTGGTATAGATGAAGCGAACAACACATCCCAAGTGCAACGCACCGTTATAGTTAGAAAGCCTAAACCATTTAAAACGCGTTGGGAAATTACTTACGATCATGGCTTAGATATCACTTTATATGCCAATACTGATTATGACTATAATTATACAGTGGACTGGGGTGATGGAACAGTTAATGAAAATGTAATGAATACAATAACTCATACATATGAAGAACCTGGTGAATATATAATTTCTATACATGGGAAGTTCCCTCATTTCTCTCGCAAACCCACTAATGCTAATCCGGTGGCTGAGCATAGATTAACGTCTGTGGTCCAATGGGGGGAAACTGAATGGCAAAGTATGCTGTACTCGTTTGCATACACACCTAACCTTACTCAAATAACCCCTAGTCTACCCGATCTAAGTCAAGTTGATTCCTTAGGCTATATGTTTTACAAAAGTTCATTTAATGGCGATATTTCGCAGTGGGATATTAGTAATGTAAAAAGTATGGAAAAAATGTTTTATGACAGCTCATTCGCTGGTGATATTTCCAAATGGGATGTGAGTAATGTTTCAAATTTGGAAGGGTTGTTTGAGAACAGTTTATTTAATAGTGATATTTCCCAATGGGATGTGGGTAACGTCACAAATATGAGAAATATTTTCTCTAGAACCCCATTTAATGGTGATATTTCCAAATGGGACGTAAGTAATGTAACCAACATGGCTGGTATGTTTTTTGAAACTCCATTTAATGGTGACATTTCTCAATGGAATGTGAAAAATTCAACAGATATGGGCTATATGTTCTATAAAACACCTTTCAATGGTGATATTTCTGAATGGAATGTGAGTAATGTTACTAATATGATTGGTATGTTTTCGTTTTCGAGCTTTAATGGAGATATATCGCTATGGAATGTGAGTAATGTCACAGTAATGGCTGAAATTTTTATGTCTAGTCAGTTTAATGGTGACATATCTTTGTGGGATGTCAGTAATGTGACGGATATGTCAAAAATGTTTCGATATAGTCATTTTAATGGTGACATTAATAGATGGAATGTGGGTAAAGTGACTTCGATGAAATGGATGTTTCACGAGAGCCACTTTAATGGCGATATTTCTAAATGGGATGTGAGCAATGTTCAAGATATGTGGCTTATGCTTTCTAATGACACGTTCTCACAGGAAAATTACGATAAATTACTAAAGGAATGGTCCCAGTTAAACTTAAGGGTTGGTGTTCGACTAGATGCAAATCAATTTTTCTCTCTTGAAAGCTATAGGAGTAGAGAGGTGTTGATCCACACATTCAATTGGACTATTAACGATAAAGGTCTTAGGTGA
- a CDS encoding winged helix-turn-helix domain-containing protein — protein sequence MHDSQQYSYQTFQFDFSRCEVVTTNGISELEPKVMAVLELLYHNQGKVISSEDIFNQVWPGRVFNASLIQRAIALIRKALNEQAATANYLVTYPKKGYCLKEEAAKFSGNRIKLFLLAISVLVFFVVGVVAHVYKKQHLVPMHFTSLSPLTHKQQNAFAFSQNRNANEMLFVKEGDLGSALWLKSGVNESEIFNTPQKITHTFWFKGQPAFTTRNNHQGTDVFVLNHLGQANQLFSVEYLMNVAPKSVGQRIYIAHLNQITVFDDKAAKLHAFSAFENAKGVISFSVSQDLEKVAVLTDEGQMRKAVSIINIESKNKERIFQDVGNYTSLDWHASGLQLLLAKNTQLMLLDVERGKTEVLPYATNKTITQAQFDKHGDAILIEHTHLNVVLVLKSVNENPTTFKRIDLAGANLMPIANSSGDILFSSDFSGEQALYRSRNNELTVLAELNKGQHLNGFTWLSDNAFIYSLGKQLVINNGNSVKQTQSLSHSVFIRQFLPQQNTLLVHQLINGKTYPSTLSLDSFEVTQLGNEQASCVTGDDNGNIYFVENNNTIKQRNKKGQINTLLTIPDNTVDDLLSDGEDLFASIKKAEGYMVIRINPRTAEFETILVDENAILAGVEKQGKFWFYQDIAVKSSLMRLY from the coding sequence ATGCACGATTCTCAGCAGTATAGTTACCAAACCTTTCAGTTTGATTTTTCTCGCTGTGAGGTTGTTACAACAAATGGAATAAGTGAGCTCGAACCTAAAGTAATGGCAGTGCTTGAGTTGCTTTATCATAACCAAGGTAAAGTAATAAGTAGCGAGGATATTTTTAACCAGGTATGGCCGGGGCGAGTTTTTAACGCTAGCTTGATACAAAGAGCGATTGCACTTATTCGCAAAGCCCTTAATGAACAAGCGGCAACTGCGAACTATTTAGTTACCTATCCTAAAAAAGGCTATTGCTTAAAAGAAGAGGCCGCAAAATTTAGTGGGAATCGGATAAAACTATTTCTTTTGGCGATAAGTGTTTTAGTGTTTTTTGTTGTGGGGGTTGTCGCTCATGTATATAAAAAGCAACATTTAGTACCCATGCACTTCACATCATTATCACCACTGACACACAAACAACAGAATGCGTTTGCGTTTTCACAAAATAGAAATGCCAATGAAATGCTATTTGTTAAAGAGGGCGACTTAGGATCGGCGTTATGGTTAAAAAGTGGCGTGAATGAAAGTGAAATTTTTAACACGCCGCAAAAAATAACCCATACATTTTGGTTTAAAGGTCAACCTGCATTTACAACGCGCAACAATCATCAAGGTACTGATGTTTTTGTGTTAAATCATTTGGGACAAGCAAACCAGTTATTTAGTGTTGAGTATTTAATGAATGTGGCGCCTAAAAGTGTTGGGCAGCGCATTTATATTGCTCATTTGAATCAAATAACCGTATTTGATGATAAAGCCGCTAAGTTGCACGCATTTTCGGCATTTGAAAATGCGAAAGGTGTGATTAGTTTTTCAGTCTCGCAAGATCTAGAAAAGGTTGCGGTACTGACTGATGAAGGGCAAATGCGCAAAGCGGTTTCAATTATCAATATAGAAAGCAAAAACAAAGAGCGTATTTTTCAAGATGTGGGTAATTACACATCACTTGATTGGCATGCAAGTGGCTTACAACTATTACTAGCCAAGAATACCCAACTTATGCTTTTGGATGTTGAACGTGGCAAAACTGAAGTATTGCCATATGCAACGAACAAAACGATTACCCAAGCGCAGTTTGATAAACACGGTGACGCAATCTTAATTGAACACACACATTTAAATGTAGTGCTTGTGCTTAAATCAGTTAACGAAAACCCTACTACGTTTAAAAGAATTGATTTGGCTGGTGCGAATTTAATGCCAATAGCAAATAGCAGTGGGGATATACTTTTTTCATCTGACTTCTCTGGTGAGCAGGCGCTGTATCGATCTCGCAATAATGAATTAACGGTCCTAGCCGAGCTGAATAAAGGGCAGCATTTAAACGGTTTTACTTGGTTGTCTGATAACGCATTTATCTACTCGTTGGGCAAGCAGTTAGTTATTAATAATGGTAACTCGGTAAAACAAACACAATCGCTTTCGCATTCAGTATTTATTAGGCAATTTTTACCGCAACAAAATACACTATTGGTTCACCAGTTGATTAATGGCAAAACGTACCCAAGTACACTGTCATTAGATTCGTTTGAAGTTACCCAGCTAGGTAATGAGCAAGCGAGTTGTGTAACAGGTGATGATAATGGCAATATTTATTTTGTTGAAAATAACAACACCATTAAGCAACGAAATAAAAAAGGGCAAATCAATACACTGTTAACGATTCCTGATAATACGGTGGATGATCTTTTGAGTGATGGTGAAGATTTGTTTGCCAGTATTAAAAAAGCAGAAGGCTACATGGTAATTCGCATAAACCCACGCACAGCAGAATTTGAAACAATATTGGTAGATGAAAATGCGATATTGGCAGGTGTAGAAAAACAAGGGAAATTTTGGTTTTATCAGGATATCGCAGTTAAATCTTCCTTGATGCGACTATATTAG
- a CDS encoding M56 family metallopeptidase, protein MMINYILINLLFSISTLLIHRYCNLSAKVAVPLLFAVLISWCIPYDLLVNWISNLNANNSFMILSTQTSKTIASANSYIYDHSLSLSDYLYFLLVIGALTAAYKALKFILWSNSIRSICVKDEVLSENFRHPIYRTAQQNPGLLVGFLNPIILIDKDLNERDLLSVTINHELTHIAYRDHILVFTSGLISYLFFWNPLVRKLVQQTKLTIEQRCDEKTALKLGTNEYLMGLAQLIKHYQKPESFAFNTTLFNSKNQGIIRLIYLKENKMLTKLQRSIIAIITLISSMITSTLVLAQVAQTGNVQLPRQGVALKIKTTFQAEEDSIFTQATDVLSDFDKQVSLDVNDELNTSFKYTITDLKQTALIDFYMSINGEVVATPKLEVLFGNTAEMRIDNLISLEVTPSRAMINKPSVSQLDLSIPLQTP, encoded by the coding sequence ATGATGATTAATTATATATTGATTAATCTACTGTTCTCTATTTCAACTTTACTGATACATCGATATTGTAACTTATCAGCAAAAGTCGCGGTTCCGCTTCTGTTTGCTGTGTTAATTTCATGGTGTATACCCTATGATTTGCTAGTTAATTGGATTAGTAATTTAAATGCCAACAACTCATTTATGATACTAAGTACTCAAACTAGTAAAACAATAGCCAGCGCTAATAGTTATATATACGATCACAGCCTATCTCTGAGTGATTATCTTTATTTCTTGTTAGTTATTGGCGCACTAACAGCAGCCTATAAAGCATTAAAGTTTATTCTTTGGAGTAATTCTATTCGTTCAATATGTGTAAAAGATGAAGTACTTTCTGAAAATTTTAGACACCCTATTTATCGCACTGCACAACAGAATCCAGGCTTACTAGTAGGGTTTTTAAATCCCATCATATTAATTGATAAAGATTTAAATGAACGTGATTTACTTTCGGTCACTATCAATCATGAGTTAACTCATATTGCATACCGTGACCATATTCTTGTTTTCACTAGTGGCTTAATTTCTTATTTATTTTTCTGGAACCCACTTGTTAGAAAATTAGTTCAACAGACGAAGCTCACGATTGAACAACGCTGTGATGAAAAAACAGCATTGAAGTTAGGCACTAATGAATACTTGATGGGTTTAGCACAACTTATTAAGCACTATCAAAAGCCTGAATCTTTTGCTTTCAACACAACTTTATTTAATTCAAAAAACCAAGGGATCATTCGATTAATCTATTTAAAGGAGAATAAAATGTTAACTAAACTACAAAGATCAATCATCGCGATAATAACGTTAATAAGCAGCATGATTACATCAACTCTAGTACTTGCTCAAGTTGCTCAAACAGGAAATGTTCAGTTGCCAAGACAAGGCGTTGCTTTAAAAATTAAAACAACTTTTCAAGCTGAGGAAGATAGTATTTTTACACAAGCAACAGATGTGCTATCAGATTTTGATAAACAAGTTTCACTTGATGTAAATGATGAATTGAATACAAGCTTTAAATATACAATTACAGATTTAAAACAAACCGCATTAATTGATTTTTACATGTCTATAAATGGAGAAGTTGTTGCAACACCAAAACTTGAAGTTTTATTTGGAAACACCGCTGAGATGAGAATAGATAATCTAATTTCTCTTGAGGTCACACCATCAAGAGCCATGATAAATAAGCCGTCAGTTAGTCAACTTGATCTTTCAATACCCTTACAAACACCTTAA
- a CDS encoding DUF2919 domain-containing protein: MSRFGPEYWDKNGFFRAPLGFILVLVLLLRPYILWLFAAASRREDLNLMAIFYPQKQQFFVALAIAAISILVTFRYLFRRPNAMQWPKSIWRYARWLLLANVVMDLSWSLLQAKSQYYTFSIGLAVQLVLLSWAGLYLLKSRYLSVYFNEWPEPETKNEAK, from the coding sequence ATGAGCCGGTTTGGACCTGAATATTGGGATAAAAACGGCTTTTTTCGTGCGCCTTTAGGTTTTATCTTAGTGCTGGTGCTACTACTAAGGCCCTATATTTTGTGGTTATTTGCAGCAGCATCGCGACGTGAAGATTTAAATTTGATGGCGATTTTCTACCCACAAAAACAACAGTTTTTTGTTGCCCTTGCAATAGCTGCTATAAGTATTTTGGTGACTTTTCGTTATTTATTTAGGCGTCCAAATGCAATGCAGTGGCCTAAGTCTATTTGGCGATATGCGCGCTGGTTGTTACTGGCCAATGTGGTGATGGACTTAAGCTGGTCATTGTTGCAGGCAAAAAGCCAATATTATACTTTCTCAATAGGTTTGGCCGTGCAATTGGTATTGCTCAGTTGGGCAGGGCTATACCTACTTAAAAGTCGTTATTTAAGTGTATATTTTAATGAATGGCCTGAGCCAGAAACAAAGAACGAAGCGAAATAG
- a CDS encoding DUF2919 domain-containing protein, with protein MSRFGPEYWDKNGFFRAPLGFILVLVLLLRPYILWLFAAASRREDLNLMAIFYPQKQQFFVALAIAAISILVTFCYLFRRPNAMQWPKSIWRYARWLLLANVVMDLTWSLLQAKSQYYSFSIGLAVQLVLLSWAGLYLLKSRYLSVYFNEWPEPELDEDKSDDYS; from the coding sequence ATGAGCCGGTTTGGACCTGAATATTGGGATAAAAACGGCTTTTTTCGTGCCCCATTAGGTTTTATCTTGGTGCTGGTGCTACTGCTAAGACCCTATATTTTGTGGTTATTTGCAGCAGCATCGCGACGTGAAGATTTAAACTTGATGGCGATTTTCTACCCGCAAAAACAACAGTTTTTTGTTGCCCTTGCTATCGCTGCCATAAGTATTTTGGTGACTTTTTGTTATTTATTTAGGCGCCCAAATGCAATGCAATGGCCTAAGTCTATTTGGCGGTATGCGCGCTGGTTGTTACTTGCTAATGTGGTGATGGATTTAACCTGGTCATTGTTGCAGGCAAAAAGCCAATATTATAGCTTTTCAATAGGCTTGGCCGTGCAATTGGTATTACTCAGTTGGGCAGGGCTATACCTACTTAAAAGTCGTTATTTAAGTGTATATTTTAACGAGTGGCCTGAGCCAGAACTCGACGAAGATAAAAGTGACGACTATTCATAG
- a CDS encoding response regulator, translated as MKNKRLYESSILLIDDQPLALSYMKQSLESLGFSDISIAENAKMALGLCQEHTFNLVLCSFNLGKLKDGYQLYEELKTKRLIKNICGFIFISAETDTSLVHSVIELQPDDFLAKPFSLKVFGERIIKLLKRKQALAQIYDFIDVGNDSKALRYVNEMLADSSKNHLSPILLKLRGELLLRLKRTAEAIDFFKSVLNIQKFTWARVGLVEAYIQNSEFTQAKNILEVMLTKPETRLVGYHLLGKLELFLENYQQAQHYLSLASKLAPRNIERQEDLIILSKYNHDHEKHFRVNKELVKYAKHSMHDKPDIYLNLARAGIDYALTLDQADIVNRLTRQSNECLSELRKQFPDSKAQEQIDVINARIHYLKDERSKAIALVEQLEDQPIIRSVDDTLDKAKAFHELGMHHKANQLFAKLTEHCGKYQSDNAPLNAYLKQEQQERDEIRHSPKELNNNAVHSYEKGKYEEALNYFTQAFRIMPKNANIALNLLQVMLDTKHPGSQSLNKAMISRCMDTINNAKLDAEQQARLDKLKPMINSVI; from the coding sequence ATGAAAAATAAACGCTTATACGAATCCAGTATCTTACTTATAGACGATCAACCATTGGCATTAAGCTATATGAAACAATCGCTTGAAAGCTTAGGCTTTAGTGATATCTCAATTGCTGAAAATGCAAAAATGGCGTTGGGTCTTTGCCAAGAGCATACCTTTAATTTGGTTTTATGCTCATTTAACCTTGGTAAACTCAAAGACGGCTACCAACTATACGAAGAACTAAAAACCAAGCGTTTAATTAAAAACATTTGTGGCTTCATTTTTATTAGTGCAGAAACCGACACTAGCCTAGTACACAGTGTGATTGAGCTTCAACCCGATGACTTTTTAGCAAAGCCTTTTTCATTGAAAGTATTTGGTGAGCGCATTATTAAGCTATTAAAGCGCAAACAGGCATTGGCGCAAATTTACGATTTTATTGATGTTGGCAATGACTCAAAAGCGCTACGCTACGTTAATGAAATGCTGGCAGACAGTAGTAAAAATCACCTATCCCCTATTCTTTTAAAGTTGCGTGGTGAACTATTACTGCGTTTAAAACGCACCGCAGAAGCCATCGACTTCTTTAAATCTGTGCTGAATATTCAAAAATTTACGTGGGCACGTGTTGGTTTAGTTGAAGCCTACATTCAAAACAGTGAGTTTACCCAGGCCAAAAATATTTTAGAGGTTATGCTAACCAAGCCAGAAACCCGCTTAGTAGGTTATCATTTACTGGGTAAGTTAGAGCTGTTTTTAGAGAACTATCAACAGGCGCAACATTATTTGTCGCTGGCCTCTAAGCTAGCGCCGCGCAATATTGAACGCCAAGAAGATCTGATTATTTTAAGCAAATACAATCACGATCATGAAAAGCATTTCCGCGTTAATAAAGAGCTTGTGAAATACGCTAAGCACTCAATGCACGATAAGCCTGACATATACCTTAATTTGGCCCGCGCAGGTATTGATTACGCCCTCACGCTCGACCAAGCCGATATCGTAAATCGCCTCACCCGACAAAGTAACGAGTGTTTATCTGAATTACGCAAACAGTTCCCCGACAGCAAAGCACAAGAACAAATAGATGTGATCAATGCGCGTATTCACTATTTAAAAGATGAACGCTCAAAAGCCATTGCGCTTGTTGAACAACTTGAAGACCAGCCTATCATCCGCTCAGTAGATGATACCCTCGATAAAGCCAAAGCGTTTCATGAGTTAGGCATGCACCACAAAGCGAATCAATTGTTTGCCAAGTTAACCGAGCATTGTGGCAAATACCAAAGCGATAACGCACCTCTAAACGCCTATCTAAAACAAGAGCAACAAGAACGTGATGAAATTCGCCATTCACCAAAAGAATTAAACAATAATGCAGTACATAGCTACGAAAAAGGCAAATACGAAGAAGCGCTTAATTACTTTACTCAAGCGTTTCGCATTATGCCAAAAAACGCCAACATCGCATTAAACTTGTTACAGGTGATGTTAGATACGAAACACCCTGGTAGCCAAAGTCTTAATAAAGCTATGATTTCTCGCTGTATGGACACCATAAACAACGCCAAACTCGACGCGGAGCAACAGGCTAGGCTCGATAAATTAAAACCGATGATAAACAGCGTTATTTAA